One window of Lemur catta isolate mLemCat1 chromosome 3, mLemCat1.pri, whole genome shotgun sequence genomic DNA carries:
- the LOC123635342 gene encoding LOW QUALITY PROTEIN: peroxisomal membrane protein PEX13-like (The sequence of the model RefSeq protein was modified relative to this genomic sequence to represent the inferred CDS: substituted 2 bases at 2 genomic stop codons), with product MASQPPPPPKPWETRRILGARPGPGPGPTFQSAGLGPTSVTRPGQPTLTRVPPPVLPRPSQQTGSSNVNTFRPAYSXFSSGYGAYGNSFYGSYSPYSYGYNGVGYNRLCVHDLPPSRFVQQAEESSRGAFQSIESIVHAFAPVSMMMDAAFSAVYNSFRAVLDVADHFSRLKIHFTKVFSAFALVRTIRYLYRQLQQMVSXRRGSENEDLWAESEGTVACLGAEDGAANSAKSWPIFLLFAVILGGPYLIWKLLSTHREEVTDNINWASGEDDHVVARAEYDFVAVSEEEISFQAGDMLNLALREQQSKVRGWLLASLDGQTTGLIPANYIKILGKRRGRKTMESSKISKQQQSFTNPTLIKGATAADSLEEQEAAFQSVFVETNKVPVAPDSTGKGGDKQDL from the coding sequence ATGGCGTCCCAGCCGCCACCTCCCCCGAAACCCTGGGAGACCCGCCGAATTCTGGGAGCCAGGCCAGGGCCAGGACCGGGCCCCACTTTCCAATCTGCTGGTTTGGGTCCTACTTCAGTGACAAGACCTGGACAACCAACACTTACCAGAGTGCCCCCACCTGTTCTACCAAGACCATCACAGCAGACAGGAAGCAGCAATGTGAACACTTTCAGACCTGCTTACAGTTGATTTTCTTCTGGATATGGTGCCTATGGAAATTCATTTTATGGAAGCTATAGCCCTTATAGTTATGGATATAATGGTGTGGGCTATAACCGCCTCTGTGTACATGATCTTCCACCCAGTAGATTTGTTCAGCAAGCTGAAGAAAGCAGCAGAGGTGCATTTCAGTCCATTGAAAGTATTGTGCATGCATTTGCCCCTGTCAGTATGATGATGGATGCTGCCTTTTCAGCTGTCTATAACAGTTTCAGGGCGGTATTGGATGTAGCAGATCACTTTTCTCGGTTAAAAATACACTTTACAAAGGTTTTTTCAGCTTTTGCACTAGTTAGGACTATAAGGTATCTTTACAGACAGTTACAGCAGATGGTAAGTTAAAGAAGAGGCTCTGAGAATGAGGATCTGTGGGCAGAAAGTGAAGGAACTGTGGCTTGCCTTGGTGCTGAGGATGGAGCAGCTAACTCAGCAAAATCTTGGCCAATATTCTTGTTGTTTGCTGTCATCCTTGGTGGTCCTTACCTCATCTGGAAACTGCTGTCTACCCATAGGGAGGAAGTAACAGACAACATCAACTGGGCAAGTGGTGAGGATGACCATGTAGTTGCTAGAGCAGAATATGATTTTGTTGCCGTATCTGAAGAAGAAATTTCTTTCCAGGCTGGTGATATGCTCAACTTAGCTCTCAGAGAACAACAATCCAAAGTGCGTGGTTGGCTTCTGGCTAGTCTTGATGGTCAAACAACAGGACTTATACCTGCAAATTATATCAAAATTCTTGGTAAAAGAAGAGGTAGAAAAACGATGGAATCCAGTAAAATTTCCAAGCAGCAACAATCTTTTACCAACCCAACACTAATTAAAGGAGCCACGGCTGCTGATTCTTTGGAAGAACAGGAAGCTGCCTTTCAATCTGTTTTTGTTGAAACTAATAAGGTTCCAGTTGCACCTGATTCCACTGGGAAAGGTGGTGATAAACAAGATCTTTGA